The genomic stretch GTGACGGACAAGTTGACCGGGAAGTCAAAGGGGTACGGATTCATCCTCTTCAAGACACGTGGCGGTGCGAAGAAGGCGTTAAGGGAACCGCAGAAGGTTATTTCTGGTAGGACTGCTTCATGCCAGCTTGCTGCTGTGGGTCCCACCGCGGGAGGGAGTGGACAGGTGGCGGTGACGCCGGCGACGGAGTATACGCAGAAGAAGATTTATGTGAGTAATGTGTCGCCGGATATTGATCCGAATAAGCTAACGGCGTACTTTTCGAAGTTTGGGGAGATTGAGGAGGGACCACTTGGGATTGATAGGAGTACGGGCAAGTTTAAGGGGTTTTGTTTGTATGTGTATAAAAGTGTTGAAAGTGCTAGGAAGGCGTTAGAGGAGCCTCATAAGCAGTTTGAGGGACATACATTGCATTGCCAGAGGGCAATTGACGGTCCAAAACACGTAAAAAGCGGCGGTGGCGGTGTTGGcgttggtgttggtggtggtggacaTGGGAGAGGGAGTGGGGGTGGGTATGTTAGGGGTGAGAATCCGAATTTGATTGGAGCGGTTGGTGGACCACCTACTACTGGAGCAGGGTTGATGGGTGGTGTGGCTGGGGCTGGTGGGTTGAACCCGGCTTTGGGGCAGGCATTGACAGCGTTGTTGGCAACGCAGGGGACGGGTTTGGGATTGAATAATTTGTTGGGAGGGATTGGTGGTGGGGTTGGGGGTTTAGGTGGGATGGGTGGGTATGTGGGGCAGAGTAGTGGATATGGAGGTTCAGCTGGGATTGGGGGTGGGCCGGGTGTTGGGGGATTGAGTGGGTATGGGAGTCAAGGTGGGTTACAGAGTGGGTATGGGAGTCAAGGTGGGTTACATAGTGGGTACCCGAATCAGCAGTTGGGTCAAGGTGGGTTCGGAAGGTCGCAGTTTGGGTATAATGGTAGGCCGTATGGTGGTCGTTGAGGTTGGTATCTAGGTCAGGTATAATTCTATTTCTTTTGTTATGTGTATTGTTCATGTTTTATGTGTAGGTGACCATTGGTCGTGTGCGTGCGTGTCATTAGTGTATGTATATCTGCTATATGTGATTTTGATTGATAGGTTTATGATGtgattaagggtgtgtttggatagcaaatgtggagggaaagggaggggaggggaggggaggggaggggagggggaaggggaaggagggaagagaaagggagggaaGGGGAAATGtagtgtgggtgtttggatacaatttccctccaaatctctcctattgtggagagattttgattcctcttggaggagggaaaatgaaTCCCTCCAAATTTTCCCCtttcatttccctccacccttatttgctatccaaatagtctctctccctttcttttccctccaaatccctcaattcctcaatccaaacacactctTCACCCTAAGGTGAGCTTCAGTTTCTGCATCTTAATTTTATTTTGTAGTGTACTCCCTGCACccgggtcatttgtttacctttggttttggcacaatgACTAAGGAGATAGGAGATAAGAGGGAggcaattattagatgacaagtggaccaaattggaTGTGGATGATCAAATTGCCCATCAAGGCATTtctaaaatagaaaggtaaacaattgattaagaaaccctaaaatggaataggtaaacaaatgaccgtgaCAGAGGGAGTAATTGTTAGGATAATCATTATATTCACGTTGAGATGATTTTGGTTGTCTATAGTACCCAAGGTTGGAGTGTGAGAGAAGTAGAATTGTTCATAGGAAGCTATCGTGTAAGAGCGGCTCCTTTTCAATTCAAGCTTAAATTCGTAAGCTTAGTCTTGATTGGTTATTAGGATAAGGTTACAATTCACAACTCACCAAGGATGATGCTTTTTGGGTTGATTTAAGTTGTATTCCTCCCTCCATTCTATTTATATTGCCTCGTTTAGATAGATGTCTTACTGAGATTAGTGATGAAATGTTATTGGTACCTTTGACTTAATGTAGATTAACCACACTGCTTACCGTGCCTTTCCCATTAGAGTATCAATACAGGATCGAGGGAGTATTCTACGGAGTACTTAACTTGGGATTGTAGGAGACGTGAAAAATAAAATGTGGACAATGTAAATGGGATTGAGATAAAGCGAAGTACTATATACTGACATTATTGGTGCTGTAACATTACCTAGGTTCTGAAGCAACGTTACAGACTCTAGTGtgctttattgttattgttgctcAAGTTAATTGTTGTCATTCTTATAAGAAAGTTAATGGCTGCCATCTTGAAACCCATCAAAAGTGTCTTCCCTCTATATAAGAATTACGCTCcgggttttattttatttttggatgTGTTTTATTTTGGGTTATATTATGTAAACTATTTTATCATTAATAATTCCTTTTCAGGTAATATTTAATTTGTAAGTGTTTCTGCTGACAAATTCACGTCAATGTTTGATGTCAAAGTTCGTTTTCAAGTAGTGATCCGGCACTATTTAAATGTTTGAAAGATTTTAATCATTTTGCCAGTACTGCTTTCTGCAACATTTTTGGTTTTCGTTAAATTGGTTTTTATGGTTATGTATTCATTGTGCAGATCAGTGTTTTAGTACTGGCTTGGTGATTATTCTGAAGTTTCAAGAGCCTATGCAAACAAGAACTTTACAATCTATTTATGTTTACCTTTATGTTCCTAGTAGAAAGACTGGAGTATTTGAACAATCAAATGGAGTTGCTTTTTTCGTTTTCTGTTTTCCTCGCCCTCTATTTACTCTGGTACTTTCCAAAAGTTTGTAATGTTTATCTTTAAATTCCCTTGGATGACATTGACTACTTTTTCCAATCTCAGACGGTTATGTAAGTTTAAAAATGGTTCTGGTTGTTTTACCAAGGGTATTACACTATCTTTATCATCGTAATTTTCACCTTTTCTACTTTAAAATTATTCTGAGCTTTCTGTATACTTTCCAACCTCATGTGTGTTCTTTTAATGTGCTTTTATTGGGATACACTACTTCATAAAACGTGTTAATGGTTGATATTAGTCATTTACCTTATTCATCTGAGTGCAGGGGGTTCTTATTGCAGTGTAAATAATCTAAGCTGTTATTTGAGTATGTGCAGACGGTAACTGTTAAATTACCAGGTAGGCTTGAAGTTCTGAAACCTGGTAATTTAAAAAGATTAAAACTCGAGATCTCAATTGATAATCATGACTTTGATAAGCATTAGAATTTTTACTTGTGTTATGTTCATCAACTCCCTAGGATATTGTACTTTTGCTCATGATCATGAAGTGTGATGTCCTTAAAGGTGTCCGTCTAAATTATGTAAGATAGTGTTAAGCATGCGTTTCTTGGGGTTGAAGAAAATGTGGGATTGGAGAAGGCAGTGTCGAAGGATTCGTGTAGAATTGTGGATGATGGAGTCTTTACTTCTTTATCCGGGTCTAATCATTCGATTTTTTAACGTTATTTTTCTTCTTATCTATCTTGTTGGGCTCGAATGCTCTGTCACTCGTATGTGCCATTAATTTCTGCGGAATGGGGTGGAGAAAGTGTTGATTGATGGGATTTCAGGATTTCATGGCTGTTTAGGCAAGCCATATTAGCTGTAAGAACTCTAATCAGTGTCTCTTATTACTATTCACGTAGCCTTCTTGTGTCAGTTTCGCATGGGAGGACCAGATTTTATTCATTTAGGTCATTGGTAGACTCGACTAGTGTTAAGTAATTGAGCTTTTGTGGTTAATGTCTTGGTGATGATCTAAAAGGTCTAATGCAGTAATGCCATGTTTGGTTCTGTCTCTTTCACTCGATAGGAGTAAACCTCGTTTCTGTACAGCTGTTGAAGGTAAGAGTTTACTTATTACCTGAAACCTGTGACCTTTCTCTTGTTAGCCTTTTTATATACATAAGCTTACATATTGTAGGTGAGGTTCTTCACGTGCCACCTTAGAAACACTGCCGGCTTCTTACTGTGGATTTTATGCTATATAGAGATGACCCGTCTTATAGAGATGACCCGTCTTCGTGTAGTTGATTGGTGCAAGTCTCGTTTGTGTTTCTCATTGTGGAAACATGCGGACAATGTCAAGTTTGCGGGATTGAATAATGGTCAGTCTTGGTTGCGAAATTAGTGACCTGATGAACAAATCATTGTTCCATAGATGCAGTTGAGGTAATCCTCAAAGCTTGTAGATAACCACTGTGATGTCTATGTTTTCGCCTACTCCATGAAATAAGCAACTGTGGAGATCTAGGCAGCAAATCTGTGAGATCGATTCAACATCAATGGCTTAGTTTTTTTTAGAGGGTATTTATGTTCTTTTAAGAAGGGCATAATTTCAATTTAGCAAGTAGgattaggaaaaacaatgtcatTTTGTTTGTTGATTCATTTTTTATTCAATAGCATGTTTAGTGTTTGTGTACAAGATTATCGGAGTGATTTTTCTTGTGCACATAAAAGTCAATGAATTTCTTGAGTCCACATTTGTAGAAAGCTGGATGAATGGGTTACTTGGGAAAGTTTTCACTGTTAACAAGGTAAGTCCGGTTTGGTTTGGATTGGTTTTATGTGAGCTTGGTCTAGCTTAGGAGAGCTCTCAGTCGGTTTTAGTTAGTCATGACTCATGAGACACTCTCACATTCGAAAATTGTGAGGCATACactgtttttctttttctttttcttttgttgtaAGCGCTATAAGTGAgatttttgttgatgggtttTAAATCCAGAAACTTGATATCGCCAGTTATTGAATATAGAGCATGAATAACAAAATTAACTATGAATAATTATCTTGTCATGGAGTTGAAGATGGTATGGTTCATAAAACAGTTGAGGAAAGGGATTGTTTTTAGGACGGTAATGGAAATGGATATTACGATGGTATAAGGATAAATAGATGAGTCGATTTCTTCAATTAGAGGGTGAGTGGGTGATACTACAAGGCTGAAGCCGCCTAAAACACCCAGACCATCCATGGCAGACCGAGCTTGACCATTCGAACATATCCCCAGACTTTTCGGATTGCGCCTGACTTTGAAGCAATGCCCTCTGCATCAATCCATATACTTCCTCCTCTTGAGAGAAAAGGGGACGAACATTAAGAAATGTGTGGGAGGATGAGATTGGATGCGTATGTGTTAGGATTTGGTTTGATAGAAAGACAAAATAGATGAAATATAAGCGAAAAATGGATTGAGAAGTTGCACATTACTATGTGGGAGCAAGCAGAGAAGGGATACCCTAGATACGAGGCTCTCAGGACAAGTTTATATACGGAGTACTCCATATGAAAGAATAGGTCTCATTAGTCGACGCCTTTAACCAAAGGACCTCTGGGATCCTTATAACTCAGATTCAAGAGAAAAGGGGATTGATGATGCTTTTCTGATATGGTGTGACTCTCACTTTGTCGGGTTTGAGAAACGACTTTGGGACGTATTCTTCATTGCTATAGTTACTATTATTTGGGAATTGCGAAATGAAGCAATTTTCGAGAACAAAACTCCTAACTGGCCGTGTATTGTAGACAAGCTGTTTTTAAGAGTTGGGTTGTGGTGCAAATCGTGGAAAGAAGGTTTACCTTATACCTTAGAAGAATGGTTGAACAATTGGAAAATATTTAGAACATGGAAGGAGAAAAGGATAGGGCAAAGGACGACTCCGCGACTTGAGTTTTGATGCGGGCAATTGCTAAGTTTTTTTATCTgtttttttgtgttgtttttcGTTTTGTAAACTTGTTTGGGACCCTACTCGTTGTAGGTCTCGGGGTTTACCCCGCcttttaatcaaaaaaaaaaactcagattCAAGACATGTTTATGATTTTACCGACTTCCATCTATAACGCATTGCATAGGGTGGGCAGACCGATCAATGAGAGGAGACATGGAATAGGACAAGAAAAACTTGAAATTAAATAATTTGTGGTATTGGTACGAGGAAGTGGGATGTGCATCATATTTAATGGCTAAACGAGTGCGGAGTATATACTACAACATTTCTTCTGCTTTGTCTTTGGAATGATGAATGATGCAGTCTGGTGGATTTCCTTTTCCCTGTAGCTTCCAGTTTGGTATATCAAAAGGACCAGCAATACGCTAACAAAACAAGATAAAAACACCCAAGTGGAAGAGATAATTCGTACTAATCTTCCCTCTGCTAATCATTGTGTATGATGGTCAATTTGTATAAAAATCACTCTTTAATTAAGTAGCAATAAATGAATGGTTTTTAAAAAAATAGACTGTCTTATGTTGTGAAATCGTCTTATTCTAATCTAAAACTAGTGTCTTCCCTAACGTTATTTCGTGAAGCCAAGGATACGAGGCATATTTGGGTGGTTTCAACATTTGTCATGAGCAGAGAGTGAGAAGAGGGTAGTAGTCCAAGGGCCGTGGGGTAAAAAGCTGAAGAGAGACAGACAGACAGACAGACACACGTATGATGCGTCAAGTACTGATCCTAACAGAAGCACTGAATGAAATGATGTTCTGTCTTCATCTGTTCTTTCTCAGTCGTCCGTCTCACTTCAGACCGCCTTATTTCAGACCGtaataagacctctcacaagtgagaagcgcatgggtggtgggacacacccatgtgctttcccactcacaccctaaatgggttttttgtgagaggaaatggtatccgtctgaccgtttcagacggatatgacggtctgaaataagaatttgtaattctttttattattattattctctaCTTATATCCTGATTATGTGTAGAATAATTTTAAAATTACAGTTTAGTCGAGCTATTTGTTCAACAATTTTTTCCCTGCATTTACTCAAAATCGGGCTAATCTCCAAAATTGTAGACATAACAACACAAAGTGCTGTTATATATACAGTATAATAATTTCATAAAACTCAAAACAAATATGGCAGATTTAATGGTCTTATTCAAGTTATGAAACGTTTTTCAATAATTACTCAAATGATTATCCTATAAATATGACAAATACTGCATAATAGTTTTAGCACATGATTAATTATTCAAATGGTTGACATATAAATGCAGTCATTTCTTGTTCATGTGCAACAATTGGTCAATCTAATACTTCGTTTAGTGTTGCGATATTGAATATATTAAACAAAAAATGCTTATTCTTTTACTACTATCATGTGTAATTAAACTAGATGATTATAAATATATTAACTACTGTATATGTTACTAATAGCTAAAATTTAAAGAAAATAAATATTTGTAAAAGAGCGTTAATCTAACCCGTTTCTGACCAAATTCCGTACAAACCCGTATTTTAAAAACCTGAAATTGACCCGACTCGTCCATAATCCGGAGTCAAAATAACTGAACTCGTAACCGCCCGTTCAACCCATTTGACAGGTCTAAGCCTTTTTCTATTAGTTTCATTTCAGATTACTACTTGTATTTGTTAGTAAAGATGATGTAAACATACTCCTCTTTCAAATAATTTTCCACTTTGCACAAGTTTTAGAAAAAAGAGTGAGAGTATTGTAAATTGTGTAAAGGGCAATGTTCTTAGGATCAATATGACCATCCATGGCAGACATTATTATCTTATCAAAATCACACAAATTGTTCCggtttataataattttctatCTTAATGTGATATATAAAATTTTAGTAACCAACAAAATGAAAATGGCACTATTGTAGGGTTGGATCGTAGAATCGGGTTAAGATTTTACTTTAGAAATTTTTTGGGACAAGTTAAATCGTAAGATCCTAGAAAAATAAGATCCTACCTAGAATCGATCACAATCTTTTGGATCGTAGGATTGTGTGATCTTACAATCCGAATCGGGAGTTTAACAACTATGGTAAGGGGACTTTATTAAAACAAAATGAAAGTTTCCTTTATCCATCACAATCTTAGATGGCCGTAACATTGTAGTATCCGACCTGAGTGACTCAACTCGAAAAACTCAACCCGTACCCGAACTCTTGACCTGAGATTAATCCGAACCCGAATTGCCCGTTCGAGTATAATCCTGATACGAAGGTTTATTATTGCACAATGATTATTATccataaataacttgataatagttaGTCggaaaatgacaagaacccaaaatAACCCGATCTAAACCGCCCCAGTTGACTTGTTTACCAAATCTACTTCGAACACCTATAAACCCATAATAACATGCCCTTTTAAATCATGGGAAGTAGAAGTTCCCATAAATTGCTTAAATGtaatgttgtttggttgcctaTTTCATGCAAATTAGAACCTCTCAAGGAACTTTAATTTCTCCCTAATGTAGGAAGTTGTCTTACCTAGCCCCTCCGGTAAATGGAACTTTCCACATGAATTCACTTCTCATATGACAACCAAATAACATTTCTGCATTTCACATGAATtacaaattcacattaacttaaCTTCCTAGAAACTTTATCTTCCTATAGTAAACCAAATAACTCCTAAATCCCATTTACAATTACGGAGTTATTAACTTCTGTActtaaaataaagaaaacaaatatTTATCACTTGTCActaaggccatgttcttttggacttaaagtcatttaatttaagttcacttcagatcctataagttcagttcagatcagatcctacaagttcagttcagatcctataagttcagttcagttcagattctataagttcagttcacatcctataagttcagttcagatcgtataagttcagatcctataaattcagtttagaaaagttatATACAGAGTATTAATTTTGAAACCGACGCAAAAACATTCGATATTATTAATcattcgatacatatatacattattattttaaaaaaaaaattatcactcttctcattattttttatcgtaataTAACCGTAGTATAATatatgaacaaaccaatgtaatataaccttgtgttttagactataatTTTGTATAAGTGTTCTCTCTTGactgcccactaatttcttgtaaaaattttgtttaatctcaataaaagtttgtgtttcaacaacaacaacaacaacaacaacaacttaagttaatttaaattcggatcgggtaagttcaattcagatcctataagttcagtttagaacctataagttcagttcagttcagatcctataagttcagttcagttcagatcctataagttcagttcagatccaataatttcagttcagttcagttcagatcctataagtttagttcagttcaaatcctataagttcagttctgTTCAGATCATATCCGTTTTAGTCCAAAAAACAGGGCCTAATATCCGGCCGTCGATGATAAATATTCATCACTTGTCACTAACAGTCCATCTCATTAAAGACGGCCA from Silene latifolia isolate original U9 population chromosome 5, ASM4854445v1, whole genome shotgun sequence encodes the following:
- the LOC141657390 gene encoding RNA-binding protein P-like, producing the protein MVKKRKTPAAAGITTAATSATPPKKQQKKQDDEQSTKIVEEEKPPVEIPIEEDHEEEIEEEVEEEVKEEEEEEQVDEDEGGKEEEEDEDVDSISSLIELFTKEQLITLLREAAENHPDVASRVRNLADKDVAHRKIFVHGLGWDTTAETLIAAFQQYGEIEDCKAVTDKLTGKSKGYGFILFKTRGGAKKALREPQKVISGRTASCQLAAVGPTAGGSGQVAVTPATEYTQKKIYVSNVSPDIDPNKLTAYFSKFGEIEEGPLGIDRSTGKFKGFCLYVYKSVESARKALEEPHKQFEGHTLHCQRAIDGPKHVKSGGGGVGVGVGGGGHGRGSGGGYVRGENPNLIGAVGGPPTTGAGLMGGVAGAGGLNPALGQALTALLATQGTGLGLNNLLGGIGGGVGGLGGMGGYVGQSSGYGGSAGIGGGPGVGGLSGYGSQGGLQSGYGSQGGLHSGYPNQQLGQGGFGRSQFGYNGRPYGGR